The stretch of DNA CACGGGACCGAGACAGCATCCCACGGGATTAGGAGGATGATAATGGGCTACGGGTACCTCCTCATAGAGGGCCGCGACCCCTTGCTAAGGCCCAGCACTCTTGAAGAGCACTTGACGATTGTAGACGGCAGGAGCGGCGTTTGGCTGGACCTGAAGTCCCGGGGGATAGAGAGGGGGGCTGTAGCTCTCGCCCGCCGGTTCGGCGTAAAGGAGGTGATAGTCAGTAGCGGCTTCCACCACACTCTACGCCACGCCAAGGAAGCAGACAGCGCGGTTCTCGTGTTTCTCGGGAACGTCCAGTACCGCCCCGCTGACCCCGTGAAGGAGGTTGAGCTGGCCGGCGCTGACGGGGTATCCATACACTACGACTTCATCGACGGGGGGCTCGTCGAGGAGCTCCACTCTGCTGGGTACAAGGTGGCGGTCTGGACCGTGAATGACCCGGCGAAGGCGCTAGAGCTCTCGAATCTCGGAGTGGATTACATTATAACAGATGTGCCAGAAAAAATAAGAAACGTTGTTCGGGAGGCGTAAAATCCTATAGGGGCGTCACGATTCCGGGGATCCTCGGGAAAGGCTGAACCTCCGCGATGTGCGACCGCTTCGTGAGCCAGAGAACAAGCCTCTCCACACCTATCCCCGCTCCGGCACTCGGTACAAGTACTCCCCTCTTCGCGAGCTCTAAGTAGTACCTGTAAGAGTCCATGCTCACGCCGTCTCTCCTCATCTTGTAAGCTATCTTGTCGTACTGCCACTCCCTCTCAGCGCCCGACAGCACCTCCCCGTATCCTTCAGGGAGAATCAGGTCGTAGTTGTGCCACTCCCCCCTCTCGAGGTCCTCGTAGTCGTAAAACTCCCTCGGGATGTCCGTCACCCAGAAGGGCTCGCTCGACTCGATTGAGGCCAGTGTTTCCCAATCGGGGCCGTACTTCTCTTCAAGCTCCTTCATCCTGTAAACCTTGAACGGGGCTCTGAACTTCTCCAGCTCAGCGCCGAGCTCCAATAGCTGTTTCTCACAGCACTCCTCCAGGTGCTCTACAACCTCCGACAGCACACCCTCAACTAGCCTGAAAATGTCCTCGCGCTTGGCTCCTTTTACCTCGAAGTCGAGCTGCGTGAACTCGTACGCGTGCCTCCCGGTTTTCGCGCGGTCGCGCCTCTCGACTCTGACGTTCGGTGAGAGAACGAATACCTTCTCGTAACCGGCCGCCACCAGTAGCTGCTTGTGGAGGATCATGCTCTGCGTCAGCCTCACACGCTCCCCGTAGAGTTCCAGCTCTGGGCGCGCCTCAATGCTTGCCACGGGATCGGGCCATAGGGGGTCTGTCGCTTTACTCGTCACTACCGGTAGTAGCCACGTGAAACCCCTCCTTAGGAAGGATGATGTTAAGGCGCGTAGGGTTTCTGAGAATACGTGGAGAACGAGCCTCTTTTGGGCGCTTGAAAGAGACTCGAACAAGTCGGAGACCTGTATGTTCTCGAGGAGAACCTGGGTCTTCATGTTTTCACCCTTCTGCGGTTTGAGTCCATGAACTACACTCATAAAAGCGTTCTGAGCTTTATCCGGAAAAAGTTGCAAGTTAAACAGGTTTCTCCACAAATATCATGAAAAATTTTCCGCTAGACCTTTTGTATGCTTGAAATTTCGCCTAGGAGGAGAGTAGCCTTAGCACGGACTCCAGCTCCCCTTTCCTCGTGAGAGACGCCAAATCCACGCGCGATGCATTTACCACGGGTTTACCGCTGACTTGGATGACCTTGACCGGGGTCGCTATGGGACCTACAGCCTCGCGCACCGCCCTAATCACCTCCTCCTCTTCAGCGTCACCGTGATAGATGAGCACGGGGGCCTCCAGCCTATCAGGGTTCCTCAAGGGCAACGCTAAAGCCCAGTCCGCGCCGGCTAGTCGTGCAGCCTCCTCTAGAGCCCCGGGGCTGAGCCTGTAACCGCTGACCTTCATCACCTCGTCCCTCCTGCCGAGAGGATACACGTAGCCCTCCGGGTTCATCAACGCGAGGTCGCCTGTGTCGTAGTACCCGTTCCTCCACGCCTCGTAGAACTCCTCAGGGGCCTCCACGGGCACAGAGACCCAGGGCTTCCTGAGTACTAGCCTTCCGGGCTTTCCTCTAATACTGTTCCCAAGATCGTCGACCACGTCTACGTGGAAGCCTGGGAATGGTGGGCCCGAGGAGCCGGGCTCGATGTGCGTGAAGGTGTAGTTCACTAGGTTTCCTGTGAAAAACGTCCCGACCTCGCTTTGTATGAACATGCTTAGGACGGGGATGCTTCCACCCTTCCCGGGGTTCGAGTCGACGACGGGGTAGGGGAGGGTGCCTATGGTGGTGTACGCCCAGCGCCAGACCTCTGGCTCGAGGGGCTCGGCGGTGACGATGATCTCCCTCAGGGTGTCGTTCTTACCCGCGAAGATCGTAGAGTCCTGCTTCGAGAGCATGCGGAGGGCGCTGCTCGTGGTCAGGAACACCGTGACGGCGTAGGAGTCGATCATGTCAATCCACCTGCTCCAGCTTGGCCAGTCGGGTGCCCCGTCGTAGAGCAGAATGGTTGATCCGAGCATCAGAGAGCCGAAGAACTGGTACGTCACGCTTGTGATCCACCCGGGCCAGACCGTGCAGAAGACCGTATCCCTGGGCCTGAGCCCGACCCACCTCGAAGTGGCGTAGGTCTGAACAAGAAAGCCTCCGGCTGGGTGGGTTATGGGCTTGAACCCGTCCGCATATGCGCTGTGGAGCCCGAAAAGCGGGCTACTCGACTCCAGGCTTTCAGCCCCAGCGCTACAATTCTCGAGGATGTCTGCGAAGCCTGTGAAGGACTCGTACGCGCCGGCAGGGTCGTTGACAATCACCTTGATTCCCGCTTCAGCGAGCTTCTCGAGCTGGGTCTTCCCCGAGCCCATGAAGTCCACGAGCCTCCCCCTCCTGAGGTAGCTGGGAGTCACGAAAAGCGCCTTAGCCCCTCTTCTGAGCACTCTGCGCGCCATCTCCGCCGGCGAGAAGCCCGTGAATATTGGTTCGAAGGGTAGCCCCGCGCGGAGCGCTCCCAGCATGAAAGCGAAGCTCTCGACGTTCGGGGGGCTGTAGACGGCCACCCAGTCACCCTTACTCAAGCCGAGCCCCCTGAGGCCGCAGCTCACCCTTTCGGCCAGCGAGTCTAGGTCGCTGTAGGTCAGGGTGTGGCCTTCGCCGTTCTCGTTCACGTAGAGGATTGCAGTTTTGGACCACACGTTCGTCTCCTTGTGCCTCAAGATCACGTTCTCGTACGGGCTCAGCTCCCCGCCGACGAACCACCTGGTGCTCGGCCCAAGCCCCGCTACGGCCGCTGCCCACTCGCGCTTCCACACAAGCCCCTTAGCCTGCTGGCTCCAGAAGCCCTGAAGGTCGTCGATGCTCGCCGCGTAGGCTTTGCGGTACTCCTGGAGGCTGATAGCCTTAAACCTCATGGACGGAGGGACAATCCTCTCGACACTCATGAGCCTCAGGCCTCCATTAAGACGACTTGAGTGTAGGGCTGCGCCAGCCTCTTGAACGTGCGGGCTTGAGAGATGGTCTCCTCGTGCACGGGGACCGCGATGGCGGGCCTCAGCGTCCTCACGGCCTCCGCGGCCTCCTCCGGGTTCATTACTCCCCTCCCGGAGACCGGGAGGAAAGCCACGTCGACGAGGCCCCTGAGCTCGAGCACCTCGTCGACGAGGTCCGTGTCCCCGGCGTGGTAGACGCGGAGCCTGGTGGGGAACTCGAGCAGGAAACCCACCCCCACGCCCTTGGGGTGGGCTTCAGCGCCGCCGTAGCCGAGGCTGTACGCGTGGACCGTGAGAAGCTTTACGCCAGCAACCAGCTCTAGCCGCTCACCGGGGGCTACCCTACGGCCAGCGAACGGGGAGTAAACGGGCACTTGAGGAGGGGTTTGGGGCGCGTGCCTCGGGTGGTTATGCGTGTAGAGAGCCGCAGTGCAGCCGTCAGGCTGAGGCACGTCAATGCATATGGAGGACTCCATGTACGAGAGCTTGACGCCCGCGAAGCCGCTCCTGGTCAGGGTAACCCCTCTGAACTTGAGCGTTCTCAGGCTCTTCACCTCTCCCTCAGCATATCCTTGGCACAAGCACGCCGCGCGGGGGCTCGATGACCCTAAAGCCGCCCACCGGCGTTCTGGAGAGAACGTAGCCCCTGTACTTCTCGCTGGAGCGAGCCTCGCCTATGATCCTCGCGTTGGGGAAACCTCTCGCCCTGAGCTCCCTCAGGAGCTCCTCCGCTACCTCGGGGTGCACGCTGAGCACAGCGACTCCCTCGCTGGCGAGGTAAACGGGGTCCACGCCCAGCATCTCCGCGTACCTTTTCACGTGCTCCCGGATCGGCAGCTCAGCGTCCTCCACCACGAAGACGAGGCCAGACTCCTGAGCCCACTCGTTTAGGACACCCGCTAGGCCACCTCGCGTGGGGTCGCGGGCGGCGTTAATGTAGCCGTGGAACTTCTCTAGAACGGGGAGGAGGGGGGTTAGTGGCTTCGAGTCGCTTTTCAGGAGGCCGCTGGCTATCTCCTCCACGTCTCCGAGGCCCAGCTGCGACATGAGTATCACTGTCCCGTGGTCTCCGACGTAGTCGGTGACGATGATCTTGTCACTCGGTTTGGGCTCGTCGACTATTGGGTGCTCCGCTACCCCGAGCCCGACTGTGGTTATCACGATCCTGTCGACCTGGCCCTTCGGCATGACCTTGAAGTCCCCGCCTATCAGGGCGATGCCCTCGCTCCTCAGGACGGAGATGAATGAGTCCACTATCCTCTCGAGGCTCTCCATGGGTAAGCCCTCCTCGGCGATTATCGAGTCGAGCATTGCTAGGGGCTTTCCGCCCATCATGACCACGTCGTTGATCGACCCGTGCGCCGCGAGGCTCCCGATGTTCCCACCGGGGAAGAAGGGCGGGTTGACGGTGTAGGAGTCGACGGTCGCCACCAGGTAGCGGCCGTCCGGCAGGGGTATTAGGGAGCCGTCGTCGGGCTTGTCGATGCCCAGCCCCCTGGGAACCTTCTTCAGGCTTTCATCCACCTTGGAGAAAACGAGCCTCCTTAAGAGCTCGAGGGTCTCCGAGCCCCCCTGGCCGTGGGCGAGCGTGACTGCCTCTTCGAGGCTCATCGGCCACCCCTTTTCAGCTCATCGGCTAGCCTCAGGATGTTCTCGTACATGCTCGTCCAGGCTGAGGCCTCCTCGCCAACCACGCTCTTGATGAATTCTATCTGCTCGAGAATCCCCTCGGGGGTCAGCTTCGTAATGATGACGCCAGCGTGCACCATCACGAGGTCTCCGGGCTCGATCCGGCCCTCGGATATGCCCACGAATACTTCCCGGATCACGCCGTCGCCGTAGTCCACCTTAGCGATCGACCCACTGGACTCGACGACAACCGCGGGCGCTCCCCAGCACATGCTAACCACCCTGACTGTATTATGACAGCTTAATAAAGGTTGCACAGCTTGTGGGCAACTCCGCGCGGTAAACGGAAAAGAATAATTGCGCGTAGTGAGACTTCCCTAGTCAATGGCTCAGCACATATTCATCCTCAGGGACCCCCTGAAGTGCTCCGGTTGCAGGCTCTGCGAGGTTGCCTGTAGCCTGAAGCACGAGGGGACCGTGTGGCCCGAAGCCAGCAGGATCAGGGTCTTCGAGCTCTTCCCGGGTGTCGACGTCCCCCACACGTGCGCTCAGTGCAGAGATTACCCCTGCGTAAAGGCGTGCCCGGAGGGTGCCCTCAGGGCCGACGAGCGGACAGGCGCCGTCCTCGTCGACGAGACTAAGTGCACGGGCTGCGGGGCCTGCGTGCGCGCCTGCCCCGGGAAAGTGATGCGCCTGCACCCCAGAACTCGGAAGGCGATGGTCTGCGACCTGTGCGGAGGCGAGCCTGAGTGCGTTAAGGCCTGCGAGGAGGCCGGGTACTTTGCGCTCAAGGT from Infirmifilum sp. NZ encodes:
- a CDS encoding glycerophosphodiester phosphodiesterase; translation: MPVIVAHKANKRSLLLKYLREGAKVIEFDVARRSDGALVVRHGTETASHGIRRMIMGYGYLLIEGRDPLLRPSTLEEHLTIVDGRSGVWLDLKSRGIERGAVALARRFGVKEVIVSSGFHHTLRHAKEADSAVLVFLGNVQYRPADPVKEVELAGADGVSIHYDFIDGGLVEELHSAGYKVAVWTVNDPAKALELSNLGVDYIITDVPEKIRNVVREA
- a CDS encoding asparagine synthetase A; this encodes MKTQVLLENIQVSDLFESLSSAQKRLVLHVFSETLRALTSSFLRRGFTWLLPVVTSKATDPLWPDPVASIEARPELELYGERVRLTQSMILHKQLLVAAGYEKVFVLSPNVRVERRDRAKTGRHAYEFTQLDFEVKGAKREDIFRLVEGVLSEVVEHLEECCEKQLLELGAELEKFRAPFKVYRMKELEEKYGPDWETLASIESSEPFWVTDIPREFYDYEDLERGEWHNYDLILPEGYGEVLSGAEREWQYDKIAYKMRRDGVSMDSYRYYLELAKRGVLVPSAGAGIGVERLVLWLTKRSHIAEVQPFPRIPGIVTPL
- a CDS encoding MBL fold metallo-hydrolase; protein product: MKSLRTLKFRGVTLTRSGFAGVKLSYMESSICIDVPQPDGCTAALYTHNHPRHAPQTPPQVPVYSPFAGRRVAPGERLELVAGVKLLTVHAYSLGYGGAEAHPKGVGVGFLLEFPTRLRVYHAGDTDLVDEVLELRGLVDVAFLPVSGRGVMNPEEAAEAVRTLRPAIAVPVHEETISQARTFKRLAQPYTQVVLMEA
- a CDS encoding HypC/HybG/HupF family hydrogenase formation chaperone, which produces MCWGAPAVVVESSGSIAKVDYGDGVIREVFVGISEGRIEPGDLVMVHAGVIITKLTPEGILEQIEFIKSVVGEEASAWTSMYENILRLADELKRGGR
- the hypE gene encoding hydrogenase expression/formation protein HypE is translated as MSLEEAVTLAHGQGGSETLELLRRLVFSKVDESLKKVPRGLGIDKPDDGSLIPLPDGRYLVATVDSYTVNPPFFPGGNIGSLAAHGSINDVVMMGGKPLAMLDSIIAEEGLPMESLERIVDSFISVLRSEGIALIGGDFKVMPKGQVDRIVITTVGLGVAEHPIVDEPKPSDKIIVTDYVGDHGTVILMSQLGLGDVEEIASGLLKSDSKPLTPLLPVLEKFHGYINAARDPTRGGLAGVLNEWAQESGLVFVVEDAELPIREHVKRYAEMLGVDPVYLASEGVAVLSVHPEVAEELLRELRARGFPNARIIGEARSSEKYRGYVLSRTPVGGFRVIEPPRGVLVPRIC
- a CDS encoding AMP-binding protein, yielding MSVERIVPPSMRFKAISLQEYRKAYAASIDDLQGFWSQQAKGLVWKREWAAAVAGLGPSTRWFVGGELSPYENVILRHKETNVWSKTAILYVNENGEGHTLTYSDLDSLAERVSCGLRGLGLSKGDWVAVYSPPNVESFAFMLGALRAGLPFEPIFTGFSPAEMARRVLRRGAKALFVTPSYLRRGRLVDFMGSGKTQLEKLAEAGIKVIVNDPAGAYESFTGFADILENCSAGAESLESSSPLFGLHSAYADGFKPITHPAGGFLVQTYATSRWVGLRPRDTVFCTVWPGWITSVTYQFFGSLMLGSTILLYDGAPDWPSWSRWIDMIDSYAVTVFLTTSSALRMLSKQDSTIFAGKNDTLREIIVTAEPLEPEVWRWAYTTIGTLPYPVVDSNPGKGGSIPVLSMFIQSEVGTFFTGNLVNYTFTHIEPGSSGPPFPGFHVDVVDDLGNSIRGKPGRLVLRKPWVSVPVEAPEEFYEAWRNGYYDTGDLALMNPEGYVYPLGRRDEVMKVSGYRLSPGALEEAARLAGADWALALPLRNPDRLEAPVLIYHGDAEEEEVIRAVREAVGPIATPVKVIQVSGKPVVNASRVDLASLTRKGELESVLRLLSS
- a CDS encoding 4Fe-4S dicluster domain-containing protein, with translation MAQHIFILRDPLKCSGCRLCEVACSLKHEGTVWPEASRIRVFELFPGVDVPHTCAQCRDYPCVKACPEGALRADERTGAVLVDETKCTGCGACVRACPGKVMRLHPRTRKAMVCDLCGGEPECVKACEEAGYFALKVVPYESVAYKVYSAFPEEVSRRLFETMFGGP